The sequence below is a genomic window from Anaerocolumna chitinilytica.
GACTGAATATTACGTAATGAAGGTAATAATAATCCTGTGCTTCATCGATTACCACTTGCTTAATATTCTTATATTCATTAACACCATATATTTTTAAATATATATAAGCAAGAACCGTTGCATCATCATAAAACAAAAGATTTGAATTTAAATTCTCCTGTGTATATACTAAAATATCTTCCATATCTTCCGGAATCTCAAAATCTTTTGCTAATGTATAAAAATACTCTTTATCCCTTAATAATTTTTGGTACAGTTCTATGATGTCAAGTTCTGTAAATTTCAATATTTCTTTTTTCGCTAAATTGTTTATTCGAATTTTCTTAAGCTCATAAATTAAATCTACAATAAAATCCTCTAAGTGCTTTAATTTTACCCCTAGCGGAACTTCTTTTCTGCCTATTATTTTCTCTTTTAGTATTTCTTTACTAACAATAAACTGTCCATCATAATAAATATCCTCAAATTCAATCCATTTATATGGAATATCATAAATAAATAAGTTTAATATTTCCATAAACTGATGGGACGTTTTGAATTCTATACTGTTTTTAATCGTGCTTCGGTATCCGGAACTTGTGATTAAGCTTTCTAAGAATTGATTTCTTGATTGGATACGTCGGTTTTGTATAATAGCAGCAAGCATATCTTCAAACACCATAGAAATAACATTATCTTCTCCAAGTTCAGGAATTACATTTGAAATATACTGTTCAAATAATGTATTTGGTGAAATAACTATTATGTTATTAGCGGATAATTTAGTTGACAGTCCTTGATACATAAGATATGCGGCTCTGTGAAGGGCAATTGATGTTTTTCCGCTTCCTGCCACTCCTTGTACCATCATTAAATCATTTTCCATATCTCTAATGACAATATCCTGTTCCTTCTGTATGGTTTCAACGATAGTTTTCATTTTTGATGAGTTGTTTTGGGACAATAGTTTTCTCAAAAATTCATCTACAATTTGAACGTCGGCATCAAAGTAATATTCCAGAATTCCTTTCTTAATTTCATATTGACGCTTTAAACTAACCTCTCCTGTTATTCTTCCTGCAGGTGCATCGTAAAATGCCTGCCCTGTCACAAAACGGTAAAAAACACTTGCTATAGGAGACCTCCAGTCATAAACGCACATCTCATATGAGTTATCCTTCATTAATGAAGAACGTCCAATATATATCTTTTCAAACATATCCTCTCCCTCGAATTTAAAATCAATACGAGCAAAATATGGTGATTGAATTAACTTTTCTAGAAGTGCTATTTTGTTTTCTACTTCTTCATAGTCTACGATTTTTTCTGTTATGGGATTTGCATACTGGCTTAATTCAGCAAGGGCTTCAAAACCATCTGAAGACCATAAACCTGAAATAGTGTGCGAGGTATTTTCACGCAGCTCTTTTTTAGCAGAAATAATTGCAGCCTTATTTATCTCATTTCGCTGCTTTTCATAACTCAGCTGTTTTTTAGCTAAAGCTATCGTATCTTCTAATCTTTTCAATTCATATTCTAATTCGGATTGATTATTTTCCATAATGTAAACCACCCCTTATCTATAATCGGCAGGAAAATCAGCTCCAAAACCGTTGCTAATTACTCTAGCACAACCATATTCGAAAAAACAGTCTTTTATTAATTTGCTATTTATGATATTATTATTATGGGAAGTGATAACTTAGAGTACTTTTGTTATGTTATGTTCTAAGCAAGCTCCGTTTGAATTTTTTCCTGCTGGATATTTCGTTTGTTAAAATATTATTTATATTGTTTTTATTAATATTTCTTACAAAAAAAGACCATCCTGTATCAACAAGATGATCTTTTTTTTATAATTCTTATTCCTGATAGTCGTTCTTTGTACTGTTTGAAGAATAATCTTTTGATGAATCTTTTGTAGAATCCTTTGAAGAATTCTTGCTGCCACTTGAATTTGAAGAGTTATTTCCGGAGTAATCTTTTGCATTGTTACTTCCGTTTACATTGCTGGAATTTTGTGTGCTGTTATTAGCATTGTTTTTGCTAGTAGTGTCTTTGGATGAATTTCTGCTTGCATCATTATAGTTGTTTGAACTTCTGTTTTCCATAGTAATCTCCTTATCATAATTATATTATTAAATTACAAGTTTAATATGTGTAATCTGATAAAGAATATACCCTAAAATAAAATATACATTTAACAATTTTAAAAATTCAAGAAAAAAATAGTACAATATCCTTAATTCACTTTTATACCTAGTTCGCTTAATAGATTAATAACTTCCGGAAAAGAAAATTTTGCATCTTTCATTTTATTTGTAGTTATGCTAATTTGATATCCTGTGGCTTCGCGAAAATCAGCTTTTCTCAAGTCACATCTTGAAAATTGGGTTGACTCCAGTTTACAACCATTAAAGTTACTCTCCATTAAGTTACATTCATCAAAAGCTGAATCCTGTATTGTATTTAATGAAAAGCTGAATCTTTTAAAATTCATATGCATAAAGCTATTGTACTTCAGAATAGATTCCTTTATCTTTGTAATTGGGTCAGCTATATTACCGGCAGGGAGTAAATCGTGCCAATTAACACCAATCAAATTACACTTTTCAAATTCTATATATTTGATTTGCGAAAATTCTGCTTTAAGACTAATGATTTTACAGTTAATAAACCTGCATTCATTGAGGGAGCTATGTGCTAACATACAGTCTTCAAATGTACAATTCATAAACGTACAATCATAAAATTCACAATCTTCTATTCTTTCACCATCCAATTTTATATTTTCGTAATTTTCATTTTCATAATATTTTCGAGACATACTTATTCTCCTTGCAAGTTTAATACACAGAATTCCCGAAATTTATGTCGAAGGGCATAATCAGTAATTTCTGTATATCTTTTTCATAAACCTTGAAAAACCAATCGATTGCTTTTCCATAGTTTTCTTTACTATCAAATTATTACTTTTATCTACTAAATTTAACTATTTGTTTTCATGTATATACAGGTTGTGTTATTCTATATATGCGATATAAAATAAATATTTAATCTATAATACTATTCTAAGAAATCACACACAATACTTATAAATATTTTACAACCGACTGAGGAAAAAGCATGAAAAAAATAATAACTCCTAGAAATATTGATATCAGTTTCCATATAAGTTTAATTATCAAAGGTCTTTTTGATTTAGGTGAATTTTTATGTGGCATTATTACAATTTTTCTAACACCGGAAAGGATGAGGAAACTAATAACATTTATAACATCTAGTGAATTAAAGGAAGATCCGAATGATTTTATAATGAGACGACTAATTTCTTTTAGTGAGACCTTTTCAATTAATTCACAGCTAACAGCTTCGGTCTACTTGCTCTCTCATTCATTTATAAAACTTCTTATAATAATCTTTTTATGGAAACAAAAGCTCTGGGTATATCCGGTTTCTTGTGTTGTATTTGCAGCTTTTGTTGTTATACAATTGTTGGATTTTACACAAACTCATTCCATAACTCTTCTGTTTGTTACTTTCGTTGATATATTCATGATAATCTTAACCATATTGGAATATAGAAATATATCGATAAAATATAGAAAATCAGTTCGTAAATCCTAATCGTATGATAGCTTCTAACTTATCAAAATAATTTGATATATTGGTACCTGGGCAGTTTAATCGGCTCTAGTACTTTCGCAAACTGGTATAAGTCCTCATAGATTTGTGTCATTAGTTGTAGTTTCCTTTTATTTATTTGATAAAGTATACCATCTGTATTTAATTACTTTAATTAAATATCTTCGGGAAGTCTACACCGTAATCTCAATTATATTTCTTTCAATTCCTATGATACAACTCTCATAATACCCATCTCCGGTTGTTCTAGGTCCGCTTGTTATTTCGAATCCGTCTGATCTTAGTTGCTCGGTTAAAAAATCAACCTTTTCTTTACTGCCAACGCTGAATGCAATATGAATATAACCTTTATGCAAACTGCTTTTTTCTGAGTCAACTAATCCTGGTTTGTTCATGATTTCTAAGCGCGAACCATCGTCAAAAGATAAAAAATAGGACTTAAAGTCAGTCTTTTGATTATGATACATTTTACTGGCCTGGGCATTAAAGTACTTTATAAAAAAGTCTTTTACAGCCTCCACCTCATCCACATACACTGCTATATGTTCTATATGCATAATCGAACCTCCTTTTATAAACTTAATAATCCTCCACATCAAACTCTCTATCTTTAAAGTAATACTTCCGATCAGCTTCCGTAATCTCTCGCAGAACCCGGCATGGACTGCCTACAGCAATCACATTATCCGGTATATCTTTTGTAACTACACTGCCTGCACCGATTACAACGTTATTTCCGATTCTAACCCCGGGAGTAATAACAGCGCTTCCGCCAATCCAAACATTGTCACCTATGGTGATAGAGATTCCATATTCATAACCGGAATTTCTTGATTCTGGATGTATGGGATGCCCTGCCGTATAAACTGCAACATTTGGAGCAAACATGACATTATCACCAATTATTACTTTACCCACATCCAGTATAGTACAGTTATAGTTGGCAAAGAAGTTATTCCCGACTTCAATGTTTTTACCATAATCACAATGAAATGGCGGTTCTATTTTTGTGTTTGTTCCTGACTTCCCTAAAATACTCTTGATTAATTCCTCCATCTTTTTTTCATCTTCCGGAGGCATTACATTTAATTCATGTATTTTCTTCTTATTCTCCATTCTTTCATCCAATAATCCATCAAGCCAAGCCTTGTATGGCAGACCTGCAAGCATTCGTTCTTTTTGGTTCATATCTTCTTCATCCTCTCAAGAATATCATTCTGTATGGCATCATTAACCATTCTAACAATGGTAGAAGGTCATGAAATCTAGTTTTATCTCCTGGCTGTTATTATCACCATATAAAACTATCCTATCCGGATTGTTCCAGTGTGCAAAAGCTTGTTTCATTACCAAGGTATGGATTGTCCTTCATTATCAATAAAGATTGGAGTATCCAGGTCTTTTATACTTTGGAATAGTTTCTCAAGTTTAACTGCTGTCTCATACGGATCAAGATCTGCATTCGGTCCCCCCATATCTGTTCTCATCCAACCAGGCTGAACTGCTAACACAGATATTTTATCCTCCTTTAAATAATTAGACAGCAATTTTGACCCCATATTTAAGGCTGCTTTTGACATACAGTAATCAAATTCTTTCACCCTGCCACTCCATGTTATACTACCGCTTTCAGACGATATGTTTATAATCTTAGGGGCATTTCCGTTCCTAATAAGGGGCAAAAAAGCTTTTGCGACTCTAAGAGGTCCTACTGCATTTACATTATATACAAAACTGCAATCATCCAGATTGGTTATTTCCAGAATCTCGAAAGAAGTATCGCTGTGAATCCCCGCAGAATTAATAACAATATCTAAATGATTGGTTAATTCCTTGATTTCTCCAACCGCTGCTTCAACGGAAGCCGTATCGGCAACATCTAATACCACAAGGTCCAATAATGCTCCATATTCTTGTTTTAAAGCCTTAAGGCCCCCTGCATTATTTCTATAACCAGCAAAGACTCGATTTCCCTCTTCCAGGTAGCGTTTTACAAAGCAAAAACCCAGCCCTCTCGAAGCACCTGTGACCAGTATCTCCTTTTTCATATATCTCCTTCCTGTGTGTTTTAACCAGTAAAATTACATTCAGCGATTCTCGTTAAACGCCTTGACAACACTCATTGATCCAATTAACAATGTTATAGGTAAGGTACTAAAGTATTTGACTTCATATCTTCAATGTTTCATTTTATAACTCTTGATATAATAATCAACTAACTCTTCCGTTTCTACAACATTACGAATGGAATCTTGTAATACTTGTTGTTCCGCTGCTTTTATTATCTCAATATATTGTAACAATTTTTCATCCATTGGTATCTTTATACTTTCATAGGCTTTTCCAAAAGTATAAGGGTTACCCATATTACAGGAAAAGCTCATGTCACCATTAGGACGTACTGCGAGAAAACCATAGGACAGCGAATATAATTTATTTTCACTATTCTCAACGATCATTCTCTTAATCTGGTCATAGTTCTTTATATTACTATCATCAATCCGGCCTGGATACTTTATCTTCAACGCTTCTACTTCTTCTAGAAATTCCTTGAATTTAACTTTTGGAACAATCAATTCTTGATTTCTATGGGTCTCATCCTTTGATTTTACGCCAAGTGAGCCAATGGGAGTAAATTTAACCATGCAGTTATACTCCGACAGCAGCTGCTTTGCAATATCCTTTATTTCAGGTATATACTCATTTGCAAGGGTAATCTGTACATAAGTAGCAATCTCCTTCTTATCAAAGAAACGAAGAGCCTTCAGCACTTTATCGTAACTGTCTCTTCCGGCTATTTTTTCATGTTCCTTTGCATTCCCTCCTAATATACTGGTAAAGTATGTATCGAGACAGTTAAACTGAGCTAGCTTCTCAAGTCTTTCTGGTGTCATAGCCAAGCTGTTAGAAGCAAAGCTGACGGGAATTCCCAGGTTCTCTATAAAGCTTAGAATCTCGAAGATATCGGTCCTTACAATAGGTTCTCCGCCAGTTATAATAATATAATTGCCGCCTTGTTCACTGAATTCTTTTATAATATGTTTTATCTGTTCTGTTGACATTTCCAGTGGCTTATGGTGCATTCCTCCGTCAAGATAACAATGCCTGCAATGTTGATTGCAGGCATGTGTTACTTCCAGATAGAGAGTCTTTATAGGTAAGTACTCCATTATTCCTCTTCTCCGATACTTTTTAACAGAATCTCTTTTGCACAGGAAATAGCCCTTGCGACGCTTCCTTCTTCAAATGGCACAGAGAGATTCGCTACCTTTAATAATTCCAGATAACTTTTACTTGCGCCGGCTTTGCAAAGATTTAAGTAATCTCGCCAAGCTTCTTCTTTATTTTCAAGATAACGTTTCTTAAATTCCATAGCTCCCATAGTTGTTAATGTATAGTTGATATAATAGAATGGATATAAAAAGATATGAAGCTTATGGTACCAATATCCGCCTCTATCCATAAATTCATCATCCTCATATTTACGCCAAGGCATATATTTTTCTTCCAGTTTGTGCCACTCATAAGTACGTTCCTTCGGTGTCAGGTTCGGATTAGCATAAACGATATGCTGGAATTCATCAACAGCCACACCAAAAGGGACAAAGGTGATTGCATCCTGAAGATGTACAAAACGGAATTTATCCGCAGCATCACCAAAGAACTGTTCTGCATAGGGGTAAGTAAACTGCTCCATGGACATAGAATGGATTTCTGCAATATCGGTACTGCCCATTGAATATTGGGAAATCTTCTGTTCTCTCATTGCTTCATAGCCTGCAAAGGCATGGCCAAGTTCATGGCTTAATACCTGCATATCAAATATAGTGTGATTAAAGCAGGAAAACACATAGGGTGCTTTCAGAGAAGGCAGAGTTGTCATGTATCCTGTGGAAGCTTTGTTAGCCTTATTTTTTAAATCCATGAGTTCATGGTCTATCATGAAATCAATGAATTCAGCCGTTTCAGGGCTTAAGTCATGATACATCTTTCTGGCTTCTTTTATTAGGTAATCATCATCCCCTATTGGTTCTGCGTTGCCGTCAGGAAATTGGAACTTCTCATCAAATACTTTAAATTCGTCAACGCCAATACGCTTTCTCTGTGCTTCATATAGTTTCTCACACAAAGGAACGATTTCTTTTCTTACCTGTTCTCTAAATGATGCGACCTCATTTACTCCGTAATCGCTTCTTCCCTGTAATAGATAACCTAGGGGAATATAATTCTCAAAGCCTAGTGCCTTCCCCATCTCATTACGTATCTCTACTAACCTTCCGAAGATGTTTTCCATCTCATCTTCCTTACTATGGTAGAAGTCAGAGTAAGCTTTAAAGGCAGCCTTTCGTAATAAGCGGTCAGGATGTTCGAAATATTTTTGGATTCCATAAAGATTAAGGGTCTTTCCTTCAAAGGGAATCTGCGCAGTAGCCATTAATTTCTGATATTGCTGGGTAAGCTTTGCCTCTTCCTGTAAATAAGGTATAAGTTCATCCCTGAATTGTTCGGTTTCCCTACGAATGCGGGTAAGATATTCTTTGCCATATTCTTTGTTAATATCTTCGGCATATTTACTCTC
It includes:
- a CDS encoding HelD family protein encodes the protein MENNQSELEYELKRLEDTIALAKKQLSYEKQRNEINKAAIISAKKELRENTSHTISGLWSSDGFEALAELSQYANPITEKIVDYEEVENKIALLEKLIQSPYFARIDFKFEGEDMFEKIYIGRSSLMKDNSYEMCVYDWRSPIASVFYRFVTGQAFYDAPAGRITGEVSLKRQYEIKKGILEYYFDADVQIVDEFLRKLLSQNNSSKMKTIVETIQKEQDIVIRDMENDLMMVQGVAGSGKTSIALHRAAYLMYQGLSTKLSANNIIVISPNTLFEQYISNVIPELGEDNVISMVFEDMLAAIIQNRRIQSRNQFLESLITSSGYRSTIKNSIEFKTSHQFMEILNLFIYDIPYKWIEFEDIYYDGQFIVSKEILKEKIIGRKEVPLGVKLKHLEDFIVDLIYELKKIRINNLAKKEILKFTELDIIELYQKLLRDKEYFYTLAKDFEIPEDMEDILVYTQENLNSNLLFYDDATVLAYIYLKIYGVNEYKNIKQVVIDEAQDYYYLHYVIFSLLFENSKFTILGDINQTLGKKEDMTIYDQIRKILSKKKSSLATMDKSFRCTNEILTYSSKFAQQCMEIKSFNRKGDEPGIYARDSQSSLNDLIMTEIKYCKDKGYQSIALICKTEKNSLSLFTSLKDRIDVQIMKDDSTTELQGVFIIPVYMSKGLEFDAVLICDADNTNYHSEDDKNLLYIASTRALHRLNLFCMGEASSLL
- a CDS encoding pentapeptide repeat-containing protein produces the protein MSRKYYENENYENIKLDGERIEDCEFYDCTFMNCTFEDCMLAHSSLNECRFINCKIISLKAEFSQIKYIEFEKCNLIGVNWHDLLPAGNIADPITKIKESILKYNSFMHMNFKRFSFSLNTIQDSAFDECNLMESNFNGCKLESTQFSRCDLRKADFREATGYQISITTNKMKDAKFSFPEVINLLSELGIKVN
- a CDS encoding DUF2127 domain-containing protein; its protein translation is MKKIITPRNIDISFHISLIIKGLFDLGEFLCGIITIFLTPERMRKLITFITSSELKEDPNDFIMRRLISFSETFSINSQLTASVYLLSHSFIKLLIIIFLWKQKLWVYPVSCVVFAAFVVIQLLDFTQTHSITLLFVTFVDIFMIILTILEYRNISIKYRKSVRKS
- a CDS encoding VOC family protein, with translation MHIEHIAVYVDEVEAVKDFFIKYFNAQASKMYHNQKTDFKSYFLSFDDGSRLEIMNKPGLVDSEKSSLHKGYIHIAFSVGSKEKVDFLTEQLRSDGFEITSGPRTTGDGYYESCIIGIERNIIEITV
- a CDS encoding sugar O-acetyltransferase — encoded protein: MNQKERMLAGLPYKAWLDGLLDERMENKKKIHELNVMPPEDEKKMEELIKSILGKSGTNTKIEPPFHCDYGKNIEVGNNFFANYNCTILDVGKVIIGDNVMFAPNVAVYTAGHPIHPESRNSGYEYGISITIGDNVWIGGSAVITPGVRIGNNVVIGAGSVVTKDIPDNVIAVGSPCRVLREITEADRKYYFKDREFDVEDY
- a CDS encoding SDR family oxidoreductase; the encoded protein is MKKEILVTGASRGLGFCFVKRYLEEGNRVFAGYRNNAGGLKALKQEYGALLDLVVLDVADTASVEAAVGEIKELTNHLDIVINSAGIHSDTSFEILEITNLDDCSFVYNVNAVGPLRVAKAFLPLIRNGNAPKIINISSESGSITWSGRVKEFDYCMSKAALNMGSKLLSNYLKEDKISVLAVQPGWMRTDMGGPNADLDPYETAVKLEKLFQSIKDLDTPIFIDNEGQSIPW
- a CDS encoding radical SAM protein, whose product is MEYLPIKTLYLEVTHACNQHCRHCYLDGGMHHKPLEMSTEQIKHIIKEFSEQGGNYIIITGGEPIVRTDIFEILSFIENLGIPVSFASNSLAMTPERLEKLAQFNCLDTYFTSILGGNAKEHEKIAGRDSYDKVLKALRFFDKKEIATYVQITLANEYIPEIKDIAKQLLSEYNCMVKFTPIGSLGVKSKDETHRNQELIVPKVKFKEFLEEVEALKIKYPGRIDDSNIKNYDQIKRMIVENSENKLYSLSYGFLAVRPNGDMSFSCNMGNPYTFGKAYESIKIPMDEKLLQYIEIIKAAEQQVLQDSIRNVVETEELVDYYIKSYKMKH
- a CDS encoding M3 family oligoendopeptidase, with the translated sequence MEKFTFSTLEYERPDFDKLEAEYQKLIHQVKEAKSYKDVQDAIKKDEELSDPVSTMGSIAFIRNTLDTTNEFYEKEVEFLNNRAAEVKAVTTEFSKALLESKYAEDINKEYGKEYLTRIRRETEQFRDELIPYLQEEAKLTQQYQKLMATAQIPFEGKTLNLYGIQKYFEHPDRLLRKAAFKAYSDFYHSKEDEMENIFGRLVEIRNEMGKALGFENYIPLGYLLQGRSDYGVNEVASFREQVRKEIVPLCEKLYEAQRKRIGVDEFKVFDEKFQFPDGNAEPIGDDDYLIKEARKMYHDLSPETAEFIDFMIDHELMDLKNKANKASTGYMTTLPSLKAPYVFSCFNHTIFDMQVLSHELGHAFAGYEAMREQKISQYSMGSTDIAEIHSMSMEQFTYPYAEQFFGDAADKFRFVHLQDAITFVPFGVAVDEFQHIVYANPNLTPKERTYEWHKLEEKYMPWRKYEDDEFMDRGGYWYHKLHIFLYPFYYINYTLTTMGAMEFKKRYLENKEEAWRDYLNLCKAGASKSYLELLKVANLSVPFEEGSVARAISCAKEILLKSIGEEE